In Pochonia chlamydosporia 170 chromosome 3, whole genome shotgun sequence, the following are encoded in one genomic region:
- a CDS encoding short-chain dehydrogenase/reductase SDR (similar to Metarhizium robertsii ARSEF 23 XP_007822959.1), whose product MSYNPQKKPIVAVAGVGPGIGEAVAREFVSHGFVVALIARTEEKLQTIRTAIEETYGKGTARYYSTDLRVEEDVNSSFKKIRDELGPVNVLVYNAGARRVNGRSILDTTTEEFEGFTKINLFGAFWSTKCVLPDMLDAGHGTIIYTGATGSLRGMPGLSSFSPGKFGLRSLSQIVTREYQSRGIHAAHLIIDGPVDGVLIGGVVRRQWERVGDREKLGDVEAHLMQPADLAGIYWYLHTQPRSTWTHELDVRSQKENMFSKM is encoded by the coding sequence ATGTCATATAACCCACAGAAGAAACCAATCGTTGCCGTCGCCGGCGTAGGACCCGGGATTGGCGAAGCTGTTGCCCGTGAATTTGTCTCGCACGGCTTCGTCGTAGCTCTCATTGCGCGGACCGAAGAAAAGCTCCAAACCATCCGTACCGCCATTGAAGAAACATACGGAAAAGGCACAGCCCGATACTACAGCACTGATCTCCGCGTCGAAGAAGATGTCAATTCCAGCTTCAAAAAGATCCGCGACGAACTAGGCCCCGTCAACGTACTAGTCTACAACGCCGGTGCGCGCCGCGTCAACGGCCGCTCAATCCTAGACACCACGACCGAAGAGTTCGAGGGCTTCACCAAGATTAATCTCTTCGGCGCGTTTTGGTCGACAAAGTGCGTCCTGCCGGATATGCTGGACGCTGGCCACGGCACCATCATCTACACCGGCGCGACGGGTTCGTTGCGCGGCATGCCGGGACTGAGCAGCTTCTCGCCGGGGAAGTTTGGTCTTCGGTCGTTGTCGCAGATTGTTACGCGGGAGTACCAGAGTCGTGGGATACATGCGGCGCATCTGATTATTGATGGGCCGGTTGATGGGGTTTTGATAGGGGGTGTTGTGAGGAGGCAGTGGGAACGGGTTGGCGATAGGGAGAAGTTGGGGGATGTTGAGGCGCATTTGATGCAGCCGGCTGATTTGGCTGGGATTTATTGGTATTTGCATACGCAGCCGAGGAGTACGTGGACTCATGAGTTGGATGTGCGGTCTCAGAAGGAGAATATGTTTTCAAAGATGTGA